The Camelina sativa cultivar DH55 chromosome 14, Cs, whole genome shotgun sequence genome includes a window with the following:
- the LOC104742382 gene encoding phosphomethylethanolamine N-methyltransferase-like, whose protein sequence is MEHSSDLTVEAMMLDSKASDLDKEERPEEVLSLVPPYEGKSVLELGAGIGRFTVELAQKAGEVIAVDFIESDIQKNESINGHYKKVKFMCADVTSPDLKIADGSIDLIFSNWLLMYLSDKEVELMAERMLKWVKPGGYIFFRESCFHQSRYRKRESYPTHNREPRFYNKVFKECQTRDASGKSFELSMVGCKSIGAYVKNKKNQIYWIWQKVSLEKDKDVQRFYVLYRKMIRVN, encoded by the exons ATGGAGCATTCAAGTGATTTGACTGTTGAAGCTATGATGCTTGACTCTAAAGCTTCCGATCTCGACAAAGAAGAGCGTCCTGAGGAG GTACTCTCTTTAGTCCCACCATATGAAGGCAAGTCTGTGCTGGAACTTGGAGCTGGTATTGGTCGTTTCACTGTTGAATTGGCTCAGAAGGCTGGTGAAGTTATAGCCGTTGACTTCATCGAAAGCGACATTCAGAAG AATGAAAGTATTAATGGGCATTACAAGAAGGTCAAGTTTATGTGTGCTGATGTAACATCTCCAGACTTGAAAATCGCAGATGGATCTATTGACTTGATTTTCTCAAATTGGTTGCTCATGTATCTCTCTGATAAAGAG GTGGAACTAATGGCAGAGAGAATGCTTAAATGGGTAAAGCCAGGGGGCTACATTTTCTTCAGAGAGTCTTGCTTCCATCAATCTAGGTACAGAAAGCGCGAATCATACCCCACCCACAACCGTGAACCAAGATTCTATAATAAG GTTTTCAAAGAATGTCAGACACGTGATGCTTCTGGAAAATCATTTGAGCTCTCTATGGTTGGCTGCAAAAGCATTGGGGCTtatgtgaagaacaagaagaatcag ATTTACTGGATATGGCAAAAAGTTAGCTTGGAGAAGGACAAGGACGTCCAGCGTTTCTATGTGCTCTACAGAAAAATGATAAGAGTCAATTAA
- the LOC104742385 gene encoding proline-rich extensin-like protein EPR1 isoform X3 → MDPSLSVTNDPHHPPPFATSFPPFTNSNPYATPNNPFFAVAPPNNNHLFQAPPQQQQQLTSPVPTHPTLSHPPYSDMICTAISALNEPDGSSKQAIARYIERIYTGIPTTHGALLTHHLKTLKNSGILMMVKKSYKLAAAPPPTRRGRPAPPPTSVALAAAATGLEPPRSDFLVNENQPFPDPAMPSSTPPTQKRGRGRPPKPKPDVQAQPQTNGKPTWEQQTELPVSRPEEVQTQPPPPPQVQVQIQPQPPVKRPPGRPRKDGTPPTVKPAATVSGGVETVKRRGRPPSGRAAGRERKPAVVSAPASVFPYVANGGVRRRGRPKRVDAGASSSVAPPPPVSAGSGGEEVAVKKRGRGRPPKIGGVIRKPMKPLRRFPRSGRPVGRPKKNVVSMGASGRQDGDYGELKKKFELFQARAKDIVIVLKSEMGGSGNRSVIQAIQDLEGLTETETTNEPQHMETVQLPDEGHVQGQGQAQTEAEAMQEALF, encoded by the exons ATGGATCCTTCTCTCTCTGTAACCAATGATCCTCATCACCCTCCTCCGTTCGCTACATCTTTCCCTCCTTTCACCAACTCCAACCCTTACGCCACTCCAAACAACCCCTTCTTTGCCGTCGCACCGCCAAACAACAACCATCTGTTCCAAGCTCCgccgcagcagcagcagcagctaaCATCTCCGGTTCCTACTCACCCAACCTTAAGCCATCCTCCTTACTCCGAC ATGATATGTACGGCGATTTCAGCGTTGAACGAACCAGATGGGTCAAGCAAGCAAGCGATTGCGAGGTACATAGAGAGGATTTACACTGGGATACCTACAACTCATGGTGCTTTGTTGACACACCATCTCAAGACTTTGAAGAACAGTGGGATTCTTATGATGGTTAAGAAGTCTTACAAGTTAGCAGCTGCTCCTCCTCCTACTA GACGTGGACGGCCNGCTCCTCCTCCTACTAGTGTAGctcttgctgctgctgctactgGTCTTGAACCTCCCAGATCTGATTTCTTAGTCAACGAGAACCAACCTTTTCCTGATCCGGCCATGCCTTCTTCTACTCCTCCGACTCAGAAGCGTGGTCGTGGTCGacctccaaaaccaaaacccgATGTTCAAGCTCAGCCTCAGACTAACGGGAAACCCACCTGGGAACAACAAACTGAATTACCTGTTTCTCGACCGGAGGAGGTACAGACACAGCCTCCGCCTCCGCCTCAGGTACAGGTACAGATACAGCCACAGCCGCCGGTTAAGAGACCACCGGGTCGTCCTAGAAAAGATGGAACTCCCCCGACGGTGAAGCCTGCTGCTACGGTTTCCGGCGGTGTGGAGACTGTGAAACGAAGAGGTAGGCCTCCGAGTGGAAGAGCTGCAGGGAGGGAGAGGAAGCCTGCAGTAGTCTCAGCTCCAGCTTCGGTGTTCCCGTACGTTGCTAATGGTGGCGTTAGACGTCGAGGGAGACCAAAGAGAGTTGATGCTGGTGCTTCTTCCTCCGtagcaccaccaccaccagttaGCGCGGGGAGTGGAGGAGAGGAGGTTGCAGTCAAGAAAAGAGGACGTGGACGGCCTCCTAAGATCGGAGGTGTTATCAGAAAGCCTATGAAGCCGTTGAGACGTTTTCCTCGTTCTGGTAGACCCGTGGGACGACCCAAAAAG AATGTGGTGTCAATGGGAGCTTCTGGACGGCAAGATGGTGACTATGGAGAActcaagaagaagtttgagttGTTT CAAGCGAGAGCTAAGGATATTGTTATTGTGTTGAAATCTGAGATGGGAGGAAGTGGAAATCGATCGGTGATTCAAGCCATACAGGACCTGGAAGGGTTAACGGAAACAGAGACAACAAACGAGCCACAGCACATGGAAACGGTGCAGCTGCCAGACGAGGGACATGTGCAAGGACAAGGGCAAGCACAAACAGAAGCAGAGGCAATGCAAGAAGCTCTCTTCTGA
- the LOC104742385 gene encoding formin-like protein 5 isoform X2, protein MKLKEKKKKNPKNQKPHHLLSSLLCIFFLGFSLSKSMDPSLSVTNDPHHPPPFATSFPPFTNSNPYATPNNPFFAVAPPNNNHLFQAPPQQQQQLTSPVPTHPTLSHPPYSDMICTAISALNEPDGSSKQAIARYIERIYTGIPTTHGALLTHHLKTLKNSGILMMVKKSYKLAAAPPPTSVALAAAATGLEPPRSDFLVNENQPFPDPAMPSSTPPTQKRGRGRPPKPKPDVQAQPQTNGKPTWEQQTELPVSRPEEVQTQPPPQVQIQPQPPVKRPPGRPRKDGTPPTVKPAATVSGGVETVKRRGRPPSGRAAGRERKPAVVSAPASVFPYVANGGVRRRGRPKRVDAGASSSVAPPPPVSAGSGGEEVAVKKRGRGRPPKIGGVIRKPMKPLRRFPRSGRPVGRPKKNVVSMGASGRQDGDYGELKKKFELFQARAKDIVIVLKSEMGGSGNRSVIQAIQDLEGLTETETTNEPQHMETVQLPDEGHVQGQGQAQTEAEAMQEALF, encoded by the exons atgaaattaaaagagaaaaaaaaaaaaaatcctaaaaatcaaaaacctcaTCACCTTCTCTCCTCCTtgctctgtattttttttttgggtttttctctctctaaatccATGGATCCTTCTCTCTCTGTAACCAATGATCCTCATCACCCTCCTCCGTTCGCTACATCTTTCCCTCCTTTCACCAACTCCAACCCTTACGCCACTCCAAACAACCCCTTCTTTGCCGTCGCACCGCCAAACAACAACCATCTGTTCCAAGCTCCgccgcagcagcagcagcagctaaCATCTCCGGTTCCTACTCACCCAACCTTAAGCCATCCTCCTTACTCCGAC ATGATATGTACGGCGATTTCAGCGTTGAACGAACCAGATGGGTCAAGCAAGCAAGCGATTGCGAGGTACATAGAGAGGATTTACACTGGGATACCTACAACTCATGGTGCTTTGTTGACACACCATCTCAAGACTTTGAAGAACAGTGGGATTCTTATGATGGTTAAGAAGTCTTACAAGTTAGCAGCTGCTCCTCCTCCTACTAGTGTAGctcttgctgctgctgctactgGTCTTGAACCTCCCAGATCTGATTTCTTAGTCAACGAGAACCAACCTTTTCCTGATCCGGCCATGCCTTCTTCTACTCCTCCGACTCAGAAGCGTGGTCGTGGTCGacctccaaaaccaaaacccgATGTTCAAGCTCAGCCTCAGACTAACGGGAAACCCACCTGGGAACAACAAACTGAATTACCTGTTTCTCGACCTGAGGAGGTACAGACACAGCCTCCGCCACAG GTACAGATACAGCCACAGCCGCCGGTTAAGAGACCACCGGGTCGTCCTAGAAAAGATGGAACTCCCCCGACGGTGAAGCCTGCTGCTACGGTTTCCGGCGGTGTGGAGACTGTGAAACGAAGAGGTAGGCCTCCGAGTGGAAGAGCTGCAGGGAGGGAGAGGAAGCCTGCAGTAGTCTCAGCTCCAGCTTCGGTGTTCCCGTACGTTGCTAATGGTGGCGTTAGACGTCGAGGGAGACCAAAGAGAGTTGATGCTGGTGCTTCTTCCTCCGtagcaccaccaccaccagttaGCGCGGGGAGTGGAGGAGAGGAGGTTGCAGTCAAGAAAAGAGGACGTGGACGGCCTCCTAAGATCGGAGGTGTTATCAGAAAGCCTATGAAGCCGTTGAGACGTTTTCCTCGTTCTGGTAGACCCGTGGGACGACCCAAAAAG AATGTGGTGTCAATGGGAGCTTCTGGACGGCAAGATGGTGACTATGGAGAActcaagaagaagtttgagttGTTT CAAGCGAGAGCTAAGGATATTGTTATTGTGTTGAAATCTGAGATGGGAGGAAGTGGAAATCGATCGGTGATTCAAGCCATACAGGACCTGGAAGGGTTAACGGAAACAGAGACAACAAACGAGCCACAGCACATGGAAACGGTGCAGCTGCCAGACGAGGGACATGTGCAAGGACAAGGGCAAGCACAAACAGAAGCAGAGGCAATGCAAGAAGCTCTCTTCTGA
- the LOC104742381 gene encoding probable phosphopantothenoylcysteine decarboxylase — protein MEAEINMQVDDAVTRKPRILLAASGSVAAIKFSNLCYCFSEWAEVKAVASKSSLNFVDKPSLPQNVTLYTDEDEWSSWNKIGDPVLHIELRRWADVMIIAPLSANTLGKISGGLCDNLLTCIVRAWDYSKPLFVAPAMNTLMWNNPFTERHLVLLDELGITLIPPNKKKLACGDYGNGAMAEPSLIYSTVRLFWESQAHKQSDGTS, from the exons ATGGAGGCGGAGATAAATATGCAAGTGGATGATGCTGTAACAAGGAAGCCTCGTATCTTACTGGCTGCAAGTGGAAGTGTGGCTGCGATTAAGTTCAGCAATCTATGCTACTGTTTCTCAGAATGGGCTGAAGTCAAAGCCGTCGCTTCTAAATCATCTCTCAATTTCGTGGATAAACCTTCTCTTCCTCAGAACGTGACTCTCTATACAGATGAAGATGAATGGTCTAGCTGGAACAAGATTGGTGATCCTGTGCTTCACATCGAGCTTAGACGCTGGGCTGATGTTATGATCATTGCTCCTTTGTCTGCTAACACTTTAGGCAAG ATTTCTGGTGGGTTATGTGATAATCTGTTGACATGTATAGTAAGGGCGTGGGATTATAGCAAACCGTTGTTTGTTGCACCTGCGATGAACACTTTGATGTGGAACAATCCATTCACAGAACGGCACCTTGTGTTGCTTGATGAACTTGGAATTACACTCATTCCCCCCAACAAGAAGAAACTGGCCTGTGGAGATTACGGTAATGGCGCAATGGCCGAGCCTTCTCTGATCTATTCCACCGTTAGACTGTTCTGGGAGTCCCAGGCTCATAAACAAAGTGATGGGACCAGTTGA
- the LOC104742383 gene encoding putative DNA-binding protein At1g48610, protein MARTASSPPRKTDSEPPRSDTPGDPSGDKPQPDVSGVPATDVTASSQKRGRGRPPKAKSDSGAVSAEPGKKPVGRPKRNAAPAVPTTSVAAAVKKRPGRPKRSVTASVVTAGEGSRKRGRPKRDDVAAATVPVAPAKKRGRKPNVEVAAAAAAAKPVRRTRKSTSVASVAAGPGDLKKRTALLQKKVKEAAAKLKTAVTAIEEIQALVAGM, encoded by the exons ATGGCGAGaacagcttcttctcctcccAGGAAAACAGATTCCGAACCTCCAAGATCCGATACACCCGGAGATCCGTCTGGCGACAAACCTCAACCTGATGTCTCCGGCGTCCCAGCCACTGATGTTACCGCTTCTTCTCAGAAACGCGGTCGTGGTCGACCTCCGAAGGCTAAATCTGACTCCGGTGCCGTTTCTGCTGAGCCGGGTAAAAAACCAGTTGGCCGTCCGAAGAGAAACGCAGCTCCAGCTGTTCCCACTACGTCTGTAGCTGCGGCTGTGAAGAAGAGGCCTGGTAGGCCAAAGAGGTCTGTAACGGCGTCTGTGGTTACTGCTGGAGAGGGTTCAAGAAAACGAGGGAGGCCAAAGAGAGATGACGTGGCGGCTGCAACTGTTCCAGTGGCTCCGGCTAAGAAACGTGGACGGAAACCTAATGTTGAagtagctgctgctgctgctgctgcaaaaCCTGTGCGCAGGACTAGGAAG AGCACCTCAGTGGCATCGGTAGCTGCAGGCCCAGGAGATCTCAAGAAAAGAACCGCACTCTTA CAAAAGAAAGTGAAGGAAGCTGCAGCCAAGTTGAAAACAGCAGTTACAGCAATTGAAGAAATCCAAGCGTTAGTGGCTGGGATGTAA
- the LOC104742385 gene encoding proline-rich protein 36-like isoform X1, with translation MKLKEKKKKNPKNQKPHHLLSSLLCIFFLGFSLSKSMDPSLSVTNDPHHPPPFATSFPPFTNSNPYATPNNPFFAVAPPNNNHLFQAPPQQQQQLTSPVPTHPTLSHPPYSDMICTAISALNEPDGSSKQAIARYIERIYTGIPTTHGALLTHHLKTLKNSGILMMVKKSYKLAAAPPPTSVALAAAATGLEPPRSDFLVNENQPFPDPAMPSSTPPTQKRGRGRPPKPKPDVQAQPQTNGKPTWEQQTELPVSRPEEVQTQPPPPPQVQVQIQPQPPVKRPPGRPRKDGTPPTVKPAATVSGGVETVKRRGRPPSGRAAGRERKPAVVSAPASVFPYVANGGVRRRGRPKRVDAGASSSVAPPPPVSAGSGGEEVAVKKRGRGRPPKIGGVIRKPMKPLRRFPRSGRPVGRPKKNVVSMGASGRQDGDYGELKKKFELFQARAKDIVIVLKSEMGGSGNRSVIQAIQDLEGLTETETTNEPQHMETVQLPDEGHVQGQGQAQTEAEAMQEALF, from the exons atgaaattaaaagagaaaaaaaaaaaaaatcctaaaaatcaaaaacctcaTCACCTTCTCTCCTCCTtgctctgtattttttttttgggtttttctctctctaaatccATGGATCCTTCTCTCTCTGTAACCAATGATCCTCATCACCCTCCTCCGTTCGCTACATCTTTCCCTCCTTTCACCAACTCCAACCCTTACGCCACTCCAAACAACCCCTTCTTTGCCGTCGCACCGCCAAACAACAACCATCTGTTCCAAGCTCCgccgcagcagcagcagcagctaaCATCTCCGGTTCCTACTCACCCAACCTTAAGCCATCCTCCTTACTCCGAC ATGATATGTACGGCGATTTCAGCGTTGAACGAACCAGATGGGTCAAGCAAGCAAGCGATTGCGAGGTACATAGAGAGGATTTACACTGGGATACCTACAACTCATGGTGCTTTGTTGACACACCATCTCAAGACTTTGAAGAACAGTGGGATTCTTATGATGGTTAAGAAGTCTTACAAGTTAGCAGCTGCTCCTCCTCCTACTAGTGTAGctcttgctgctgctgctactg GTCTTGAACCTCCCAGATCTGATTTCTTAGTCAACGAGAACCAACCTTTTCCTGATCCGGCCATGCCTTCTTCTACTCCTCCGACTCAGAAGCGTGGTCGTGGTCGacctccaaaaccaaaacccgATGTTCAAGCTCAGCCTCAGACTAACGGGAAACCCACCTGGGAACAACAAACTGAATTACCTGTTTCTCGACCGGAGGAGGTACAGACACAGCCTCCGCCTCCGCCTCAGGTACAGGTACAGATACAGCCACAGCCGCCGGTTAAGAGACCACCGGGTCGTCCTAGAAAAGATGGAACTCCCCCGACGGTGAAGCCTGCTGCTACGGTTTCCGGCGGTGTGGAGACTGTGAAACGAAGAGGTAGGCCTCCGAGTGGAAGAGCTGCAGGGAGGGAGAGGAAGCCTGCAGTAGTCTCAGCTCCAGCTTCGGTGTTCCCGTACGTTGCTAATGGTGGCGTTAGACGTCGAGGGAGACCAAAGAGAGTTGATGCTGGTGCTTCTTCCTCCGtagcaccaccaccaccagttaGCGCGGGGAGTGGAGGAGAGGAGGTTGCAGTCAAGAAAAGAGGACGTGGACGGCCTCCTAAGATCGGAGGTGTTATCAGAAAGCCTATGAAGCCGTTGAGACGTTTTCCTCGTTCTGGTAGACCCGTGGGACGACCCAAAAAG AATGTGGTGTCAATGGGAGCTTCTGGACGGCAAGATGGTGACTATGGAGAActcaagaagaagtttgagttGTTT CAAGCGAGAGCTAAGGATATTGTTATTGTGTTGAAATCTGAGATGGGAGGAAGTGGAAATCGATCGGTGATTCAAGCCATACAGGACCTGGAAGGGTTAACGGAAACAGAGACAACAAACGAGCCACAGCACATGGAAACGGTGCAGCTGCCAGACGAGGGACATGTGCAAGGACAAGGGCAAGCACAAACAGAAGCAGAGGCAATGCAAGAAGCTCTCTTCTGA